The window CACCTACGATGAACCCACCGACTCCGATTTCCCGGAGAGCCATAACTACAGCCGAGATGACCTCCGCTTCCGCAAGCTGACTGGAAGTCCCGACCACATCGATGTCGAATTGTGTAAACTCGCGAAAGCGTCCGGGATCGGGTTTGTCTGCCCGCCAGACCGAGCCCACCTGATAACGCTTGAAAGGTTTCGGCAAGTCGTTGTACTGTGCCACGATGCGGGCAAGCGGAACAGTCAGGTCGAACCGGAGGGCGGCTTCTTGTTCCTCGGGACTCTTCAATCTGAAAATTTGTTTCGTGTTCTCTTCACCGTATTCGCCCAGCAATATTTCCAAATATTCGAGTCCCGGTGTTTCGAGAGGTAAGAAACCGAAGCTCTCGTAAACCATCTTTATTATTGAGATGATTTCGTTTTTCTTCCGGGCATATCGCGGCATTAAATCGCGGAAGCCCTTGACATTTTGTGGTTCTATTTTTTCCATGATATGATTTTTAATGATGGTAAAAAGGGGTTCAATGAAATAAACCCACATCGCGTTTCTACTTAATTTACAAACAAAAGGTGAAAAATCTGAGATTGTTTCCTCCATCTAATGGGTTTGGATGGATGGTTTTCTATTTGACCTGCGGTTCAATTGGCAATGCCGATCTCGGTTCACTATCGGTGGGCCGGTGGCGAGGAAGGTCTACATTTCTTAGAAATGTTTCGTAATTTGTCATTTAAGCATGGAGGTTCATTTTCAAATGAAAAATAAAATGAAAGACGTGGTTTGCCTAACAATCGTTTTTCTTTTCTCTTTTCGCCCCAATGTTTTACCCCAAGGTTTCGATCATTTTCTCAACTATGTGAATTCTCTGCCAGATTCCAATCGTGCCTCCGTGGTGGATAGCTTTCTGTTGGTGACGAGATTGTTTCCTGTCATCGAAAATGACACGGTCGTCCACTTCATCTATTGCGGTTCGGCTGGCAAGGTTAATGTCCCTGGCGATATGAACGGCTGGCAGCCTAAAGCTTCGCCGATGACGCACGTCGGCGGAACGAACATGTGGTACCTCACTCAGTCTTATCCGCGAGATGCGAGATTGGAATACAAGTACATCATCAACGATACGAACTGGATTCTTGATCCACTGAACCCCCATCAGGCAATCGAAGGTCTGGGCCCAAACTCCGAACTAAGAATGCCCGGGTACGTTTCGCCGCCTGAGATAGAGTACTACTCTGATATTCCGCATGGCTCTGTGGTCGACACGATGTGGCACAGTACCAACTTGTCGAATTCGAGGAAGATCGTGATTTATCTTCCACACGGATATGGGACTTCGTCAGACAGTTTTCCGGCGGTCTACTTTCAGGACGGCGCGGAGGCTATCTCTTTGGAGAAAGCTGAAAACGTGATGGACTACCTGGCATTTCATAAAATAATACCTCCGGTAATCGCGGTGTTCGTTCCCTTCGTGAACCGTGCCCCGGAATACGCCGGAAAAGACGTCGAAGCATACATGAAATTTTTCGTGGAGGAACTCGTCCCGTTTGTAGATTCGAATTACCGTACGGTCAGGAAACCACAGGGAAGAGCAGTGATTGGGGCATCGTTCGGCGGAAATATTTCGCTCCGGCTCGGTTCCACTTATCCGGACATCTTCGGCAACGTCGGTGCGCAATCGAGCTACGTCGATTCTGTGAATTCATTGCGCTTCAGGTCGGGAAGCAAACTCGGTCTGAAGATTTATCTGGATCTAGGTACTTACGACATTCCGTATTTGATACCGATGGTTCATGATTTCGTTCGCGTCATGGAGGCGCGCGGATATGATTACGAATTTCACGAGTATCATGAAGGGCATAGCTGGGGAAGCTGGCGTGCACACCTGGGGAATGAGCTGAAATTCTTTCACGGAATCAAGACTGGAATGATAGAAAACTATTTGGATTCAGGTCGAACATGCACATTGGAGCAGCCGGGGCCATTTAAACCGTCTGGCAAGGTCGTTTTTTCATTGACAAAAGCACAGAAGGTCAGCGTCACACTGTTCAATGCTAATGGAAAGGAAGTGCGCTCTCTGTTTTCAGGATCACTTTCTGCCGGAGATCATGTGATCCAATTTTCCAAAGAGGAATTGCAGAGAGGTGTATATTTTTACCGCGTTCAGACGGAGGATGGAAATTTTACGAAGAAATTGATCATAGTTAAGTGAGATCTAACTTTTGAGTTGTCACTGCACTCTCGTGACAATAAAAGGCCATTCGCGCCTTTTGTATGCCCTCGCAAAGTAAATTGCCAACCCTGCCACGAAAATAATTAATGCATATCGGATTTCATTTGTGAAGTTTCTCCGCGAGATGAGGAGAAACAGAAATCCCGTTATTGAAATCAATGCGGGAACCGGATAGAGCCACATCTTGAACGGGCGAGGAGCTCCGGGATTTTTCCATCGCCACGCGATGAATCCGGCCGTCTGCGAAAGGAATTGAATCAGTATTCTGATGACGACGAGTGCTGCGATCACATCTGCAAGGCGGAGAAAACAAAATAAC of the Candidatus Acidiferrales bacterium genome contains:
- a CDS encoding alpha/beta hydrolase-fold protein, translating into MKNKMKDVVCLTIVFLFSFRPNVLPQGFDHFLNYVNSLPDSNRASVVDSFLLVTRLFPVIENDTVVHFIYCGSAGKVNVPGDMNGWQPKASPMTHVGGTNMWYLTQSYPRDARLEYKYIINDTNWILDPLNPHQAIEGLGPNSELRMPGYVSPPEIEYYSDIPHGSVVDTMWHSTNLSNSRKIVIYLPHGYGTSSDSFPAVYFQDGAEAISLEKAENVMDYLAFHKIIPPVIAVFVPFVNRAPEYAGKDVEAYMKFFVEELVPFVDSNYRTVRKPQGRAVIGASFGGNISLRLGSTYPDIFGNVGAQSSYVDSVNSLRFRSGSKLGLKIYLDLGTYDIPYLIPMVHDFVRVMEARGYDYEFHEYHEGHSWGSWRAHLGNELKFFHGIKTGMIENYLDSGRTCTLEQPGPFKPSGKVVFSLTKAQKVSVTLFNANGKEVRSLFSGSLSAGDHVIQFSKEELQRGVYFYRVQTEDGNFTKKLIIVK